The region TAAATCTACACCGCCGGGGGCTCTCGCACGGCAGCAGGCTTAGGCCGCCGGCCCGTGAAGGGTACGCCGAATGACTGGACCGAACCGCGAACCCGCATCGGCGGGCGGGCAGCTCCTCACGGCCGACGGCGTGAGCCTCGCCTACGGCGAGGTGTCGGTACTCGACGACGTGTCCGTCCGGCTCGACCGGGGGACGGTGACGGCGGTCGTCGGGCCGAACGGGTCCGGGAAGACGACGCTCGCCGAGGTCGTCGCCGGCCTGCGCCGCCCCGACGCGGGCGACGTGTCGCTCGACGCGACGGGAGAGCGACCGGTGGGCTTCCTGCCGCAGGCCCCCCGATTCAGGCCGGCGTTCACCGTCGCCGAGACGCTCCGGTTCTACGCCGACCTCCTGTCGGCGTCGGTTGACGTGGCGGCGGCGATGGAACGGGTCGGTCTCGCCGACGCCGCCGACCGGCGAGTCGACGCGCTCTCCGGCGGGATGCGGCGGCTGCTCGGGGTCGCGACGAGCTTCCTCGGCGACCCGGCGCTGGTCGTCCTCGACGAACCGACCAGCGGACTCGACCCCCGGATGACGAGGCACGTCTTCGAGGCCGCCGCGACGCGTTCGGACGCCGGGACCGCCGTCCTTCTGACGACCCACGACATGGCCGCCGCCGCGGACGCCGACGAGGTGCTCGTTCTCCACCGGGGGGAGATCGCCGCCCGCGGTTCGCCGGCCGACCTCCGCGAACGGACGGGCACCGACTCGCTGTCGGCGGCGTTCTTCGAGGTGGTCGGCACGACCCCGACGGTGCAGACGGGGGTGGCCTGATAGTGGCCGACGGCGGGAACGACCTGACGGCGGCCGACCGGTTCACCACGGTGTTCGAGCGCGAGCTCGTGACCCTCCGCCGCAGTCGGACCGTGTGGCTGCTCGGCGGCAGCTTCCTCGCGGCCGTCGTCGGTATCGGCCTCGCGAGCGGTGCGAACGGATACGTGCCGCTCGTGCTGACGCTCATGACGCCCGTCGAACTCCTGGTGCCGGTGGTTTCGGCGGCGGCCGGCTACCGCGCGGTGCTGGCGGACCGGGTCCGCGGCGAGACGAGCGTCCTCAGGACGTACCCGGTCGGCTCCGGCACGTACGTTGCCGGCGTCTACTGCGGCAGGCTGGTGTGGGTCCTGGGGGTCGTCGTCGCCTCGCTGTTGGCGGCCGGGGCGACGGTGTCGGTCGCCGACCCGCCTGCGGACGTGCTTGCACAGTACAGCGGGCTCGACTCACCGGTGTACTACCTCCGGTTCGTCGTCCTGACGGCGGTGTTTGCTGCCGTCGTGCTCGCGCTGGTCGTCCTCCTCTCGTCGCTCGTCCGGACTGACCGACGGGGCGTCGTCGCTGCGCTAACGTTCGTCGTCGTGCTGTCGTTCGGGGCGGACCTGCTGGTCCTGTTCGGCGTGGCCGGCGGCGTCGTCGGCGGGAACGCTCTGCCCTGGTACCTCGCGATGACCCCTGCGAGTGCGTACCGCGGGCTGGTGACGGCGTACGTCGTCGCGCCGGTCGCCGAGACGGCCGTTCGGCCCGCTGCGCCGGTCGCAAGCGCCGTGGGTCTCGGGGTCTGGTTCGTCCTTTCGCTGCTTGCAGCCGGGGTCGTCGTCTGGGACGCGTCGCCGTACGGCCGAGTCGAGTGATACCGTGGGACACTGGCTCCCGGCCGTCTCCTCCGGGGCCAACAGTTCAAAAACGGGCGGCGGTAGCGTTCCGCTGTGCCGACTCAGTCGTCGCTCTCGGCGAACACGCGGTCGGAGATGGGGGTGCGCTGCTCGTCCTCGTCGGTGA is a window of Halostella salina DNA encoding:
- a CDS encoding ABC transporter ATP-binding protein, encoding MTGPNREPASAGGQLLTADGVSLAYGEVSVLDDVSVRLDRGTVTAVVGPNGSGKTTLAEVVAGLRRPDAGDVSLDATGERPVGFLPQAPRFRPAFTVAETLRFYADLLSASVDVAAAMERVGLADAADRRVDALSGGMRRLLGVATSFLGDPALVVLDEPTSGLDPRMTRHVFEAAATRSDAGTAVLLTTHDMAAAADADEVLVLHRGEIAARGSPADLRERTGTDSLSAAFFEVVGTTPTVQTGVA
- a CDS encoding ABC transporter permease, with product MADGGNDLTAADRFTTVFERELVTLRRSRTVWLLGGSFLAAVVGIGLASGANGYVPLVLTLMTPVELLVPVVSAAAGYRAVLADRVRGETSVLRTYPVGSGTYVAGVYCGRLVWVLGVVVASLLAAGATVSVADPPADVLAQYSGLDSPVYYLRFVVLTAVFAAVVLALVVLLSSLVRTDRRGVVAALTFVVVLSFGADLLVLFGVAGGVVGGNALPWYLAMTPASAYRGLVTAYVVAPVAETAVRPAAPVASAVGLGVWFVLSLLAAGVVVWDASPYGRVE